The sequence GTATCTTCATTAATCCTCACCATCCATGCCAGAAAGATCATCCTCAAGGATCTCCACACCTTCACATATGAAATTAGTACCACGGCGAAATCTTCTTATGATGTCTGCCGGAGTCTCACTCAAAGCCATTAAGGCCTCATCGCGTTCCATTCCAAAAAGTGTTGCCAGGGCCATCATCTCTCGCGGAGCACGCAGACCATAGGAGAATGATGCATTATTCGTAAGCAAAAACGGAACATCATATTTCCTTGTAAGTGCCAGGATCTCCCTGAAATGGGAAAGACTGTGCACACGCCGACCTCCGCATAACATTATCAGAGAAGCCATATCAAATGCAATTGCGACATTATTATCACTTGCGGACTTTGCAAGCACATGGTTCAATCCGCATCCTTTTGGAGTGCCGGGATGCAAAAGTATATCCACATTCGGATTTTCCACAGCTGCACGATTTATGCCCTCATCGCCGCCATGTACAGCAAGTATCTCCATTTTTTTGCGATATTTTCCCACAAGT comes from Methanococcoides sp. AM1 and encodes:
- the rnp3 gene encoding ribonuclease P protein component 3; protein product: MADPVFYDLCVHCAPDGKSTQEEMVAMAKHLGFGGIALTNHSNSDSLSKGSSDNGFEILRGVELVSSNPSKLHGLVGKYRKKMEILAVHGGDEGINRAAVENPNVDILLHPGTPKGCGLNHVLAKSASDNNVAIAFDMASLIMLCGGRRVHSLSHFREILALTRKYDVPFLLTNNASFSYGLRAPREMMALATLFGMERDEALMALSETPADIIRRFRRGTNFICEGVEILEDDLSGMDGED